The genomic interval GCGGAGCCCGGCCCAGCCCATCATGGTCCAGAGAACCGACGTCCGGCGCGGATCCGGGACTTCAGACCGGACTCCGGCCCAACTCACCTTTCACGTGGATAACCACAGAGATTTAATAGAATGAAGAATAGGGGAAAAAACCTCCCAAGCACGAGCCCATCAGACATTGGGATGGGAGGGTGGGAAAAACGAAACATGCGCGCTCTGGGGCGCTTGCTGCGCTGTGGCGTGCCGGATGGTCGCTGGCGATGCGCATGCTCCGTTCAACGCAGGCCCTCGTGAGTCCGCCGTGCGCGTGCGCTCAGCAGCGCAACTCCAGACGAATTCAACTACGTTTAACTGGTTAATTAAACTCCGTTTGTTGTTCATGACTTTGAGGCGTGATGATCACATGCGATGATGGTGATTGGTTGGTTTATCTCACGTTGTAGACGTAAGGGAATGTTGCCTGCGCAGTTTCCAGTTGCCTTGCAAGTGATTGAAGAGAATGCGTCGTTCTGTGAGAACAAATCCGTGGCTCTCGCTCTCTAGACACTTCAGCTACGTCGCCGATCATCTGCGACTGGATGCTGCGCTGCTCCGTCGTCTTGTGGAAGTGGGAATGATGAGCGGAGACGAATACGACGAGTTGACGAATGAATGTTTTCTagagagaaagagaatgaAGCGTCTATTGAGAGATATCCTTCCTAGACAAGATCCTACACTATTCGACACGTTCTGCAGGATAGTGAGTGAAGTGGGTCAAGGATTTATTGTTGAGAAGCTCAAGGAAGGTCGAGATGAAATCGTCAAGTCAGCAGCATGTGAGACTTGCTCATCGTGTTGACGAGAGACGTTCGTTTAATGATGCTTCTTATCGTGTAGATGGAAAGAAAACGAAAGAGTCACACACAACGGCGGCCGCCAGTTGCAGGACTGCTCCGACAGCGAGGGGAAATCCCGAATACGTGATGTcgacatcacgtgactttcgTAAGAtgacgtgtttgtgtgtctttgcaCTTTATGACTTGATCTTGTAGCAACTGCTATGGAAACGTCAGGGAGAGGCAGAGACACACCGACGGTGTTCACAGAAGTTGTGAGCGGGAATCCGTcatctgcgcatgcgtcagCTGTCAGACTTGAATCTGCGCAGGCGCACTCGTCCCGCCCTTACGAAGTCGTGGCCTGCCATTCGAAAAAACTACCACTTCCTGTTACAACGTCTTCGCCTGAGCGCAGAATTTCTTGGCTGTTTGTATGAGCAAAGTTTCATCAACAAAGATGACTTGGACGCTTTCCACAGCATCTCTCTTCCTCGTGATCAAAAGTTGCGTCTCCTTCTTGTTGACATTCTTCCCACTAGACCACCTACCATGTTTACCACTTTCTGCAACATTCTTCGCCACCTAGGCCAACCACATGTCGCTGAAAGGCTGGAAAGGTATGACACGGACAGACTGGATTGTGTACAAGGTGAGTctcttgtgtgttgtttgtagtctgttttGTGACATGACGTACGAGTTGTTGTACGTAGGAAGTAGAAGATCACAAGAGAAAGAGGAAACATTGACATCTCAAGTGGCTCGACTGGAAAGAGAGAAAACAGCAGAAAGGAAACAAACAGAAGCTGCAAACGCACGTGCTGATGCTGCAGAGAGCAAAGCGAAGAAAGAAGTGGCAGAAAAGAAGGAAGGAAAATGGACAATTTTTGCTTTTCGATGTGACAAAGCACAGCACGCAGAAAGGGTTGATGTACGTGAGTTATATTTTCAACTATTACATTAGATAGTAACGTACATGCTGAGCTAGCCTCCTACCAGACCCTCTTGTGCCATCATGCCCTGTTCCTGTATGACAtgggcgcgtttctttattctcttctgccttttctggagacacacacacacacacacacacacacacacacacacacacacacacacacacacacacacacacacacacaaatgtgtaCACCCCCACAGACACacttccacacacacacatgcacaaaaatgtgcacacacacacacacacacacacacacacacacacacacacacacacactcacattaaattattgcatgtaaagtatagttgataagagacagttgttgtaatgtatgtgttaattaatatgaagtttgattgttttataaaatgtttattttgtactaaatacagacatgcaaatacagctgatgtttgacttgtttgtatttttatttaaatttttataattgttcttgttttcatctattgtacatgttgtgttgattctagatcaatgacagtctgCCATCATGGACACAGTGGAATGTACACATACCTCATGACAGGTTGTGTCAATATAATCAAATGGGAGAGATTGAAGGCAGACTAGTGGTAGGAGGTCATGATGGTAATCTGCATGTTCTCACTTATGAACATGATAAGTGGGACAAGTTTGTCAGAAAGAATGGTGACATCTGGAATGTAGTGtgtcatcaaggtgtgtgtctggtgtgtgtgtgtgtgtgtgtgtgtgtgtgtgtgtgtgtgtgtgtgtgtgtggaggatGAAGATAAAGATCAGTTAGTGATTGAACAATTTCATTTGAATGAAAACAAGAAATGGCGTTTCCTCACAGTTCTACCAAATGAACTGCAGTTGGATGgtgtatctgttgctcttcatgacaactcactgtatgtggtgggtGGTATGACTAAGTCAGGGGAGATAGTGAAcacagcacgtgtgtgtgaccttcacagcggtcattggtataagatggatgacatgcaaacaaaacgcCGTTActgttcttctgttattataaacaacacagtgtttgtagggGGAGGAGTGACTGATGGATATTACTCTAGTAAtattgttgagtgtgcagatgttcgtgatagaaaatggagaacaatcCCCTCTACAACCACACATGGACCTACACTAACGTCAGTCAGTAACAGACTGGTGGGGACTGGAGgagagacacaacaacagaggTTTTATTCTCCTTcttctaatattgtagaattatatgatgagagatctaccaaatggcttcctcttccactcatgacacacaaacggtgggcacatgctgcattctcaactcagaatggagaactcatcacagcaggaGGGTTGGGTGGTGAACGTTCAATAGAAAGTCTTAATTAAGTGTGACTAATATTTccattttctttcaatttgtgtgtatttgttatattataatCTCTAGTGATTGTATAAATGACAATTTATTGTAACATttagtgtgtgtaacataaagTAGATcctgaacgttgttttcttaattagtagtcacgtgatttgcatTTTCAACGAGCAGTGGTGAAGTGGAAAAAGGAATGCTAGCGTTGAACATCCGGGAGAGTTTGTGGTTAATTTCTAGCTTTAAATGTTTGTTCGTGTTCGTTGCTCTTTGGACAAGCGTAGCAGTAAATCTGGTTTCATAACGGAAATCACTGAGAGGGTTATCGATGCCAGTCAGTTAATCATTGAAATCTCGACGACGTGAATGgatttttcttcatttctcaatcggaacttgtctgtcttgctttAGTTGGCGAGCTTGGACTTGCGAGATTGATAAACGTCGTTCGTAGCTTTGATATTCCTGTTGAGAGTGGAGAAAACGACGAATTGAAGTGAAAGTTGTCagagtaagtcacgtgatcgatagttttagaaataaatttgAGCAAGTGCAAGATGAGCTGGTGTACGAGCTTTTGACTACAAACAGTGCCAacgtaaataaatatacataaattgttattgtcataaaattaatatatttttaacgcgcgttaggtaGAGCGTTTGCGTACACATCCgttgtaatatattttattacggtaaataattaattaaaacaaggACTAGACGTTATGTTAATATCAAGTCTATATCAAGCCAgttatgtctgtgtggtttgcAGCTAATTTTCAGTCTGTGATTTGATATCATCAAGAGTTGGAGTTTGGCCATTGCAAAGTGGTCGTTGACTATTGCACGTGGAGAAGGCTTGAAGGCGTCAGGCTGTGGAGCATCAATGACAGTGAGTGCTGCTCGGTGATAGGAAGTAGAGATTTGGTTTGTCTAATTTGTGGAGTAGATGGTGGTTGGTTGCTTGATGAGTTTAATGAGTTaatgaatgttttgtgttgtagtccTCATTTCCTTATGGATCTGGTACGTGTGACGTTGGCGTGTGGAAtagagaaatgggcgtggcaaTAGCTGTTGGTTAGTGATTGTGCATGATGTTTGTGAttcgtgttgttgtttgtttattggcgagcgaagcgagcctctctcttgtcatgtcaattgagctcgagatatattatatttatatatttatatatttatatatatacgtacgtcagcacttgtcatatggatttacggcaaaacagaaggacaaatcgacaaaacgacgatgccagatgaatgcaattttgactccgtaacatatgcgccaAATATTGAAGCACCGGActcctttcgaggggtcgactcaattgtaatttgttggcgagaagagtcaaacgactctcgattttgttCCCTTaggcgactaaagagcaaaagagactgattcgtgacaaacggaatgaacaagaaaagctaaaagaagagaaaagtctgtttttttagtttccgcgcgttactttgatagaaattattgctacgcaaccattgtcacgtgactatgcaaTCCTTGTTatgcgactatctcagtaaatgagtgagacgattgaagcatGAACAGAGAagtgaagacaactataggaTTTTGCGCTCAATTAttcgaactcggcgttcagttacccgattcaggcaagcaattatccgaattgggcgttcagttatccgattcgagcattcaattatccgatgttctgtcctaattagaagtaccaaatatagaaataattattttagtcgcacatttctttcatgacgtctttctaggatgctcactcacgtttcagctgaacaataaatgattgattcaagaaaggtgggaaggtgggacaccaagattagtgcaaaagaaattatcgtacaacacacgctaaaaattcacgctaaagtcaagattaattacaaattattgcgtctatacagctgatgaatgatgatatttgagcagctgcccaaccgcagactatgtaagttatttagttgcacaacagccgtaagcaacggataattgaacgcctgaatcggataattgaatgcaaaatactatagaagagcaactgaaagtctgttttctgagttcccgcgtttgtttgacagaaactattgctaggaatgcaaccattgttacgcgaataggcaaagacagaacaccatcgctcgccaaacacaatgctaaccgagcatttactagtttatcagtctggttgtctgtttgtcttagtttttctgtttgttggtctgtatTCTCATTTATTCACTTGCTGCTTGGTTTTGTGTTTATCTGGCAGTTTGCTTTCTAGTTGCCTGTGCAATGTCttgcctttctgtttgtcttcttgtcagtcggttgtgtgtgtgtgtgtgtgtgtgtgtgtgtgtgtgtgtgtgtgtgtttgtgtgtaaacagcCTTGCAGGTTACGACTTAACATACTTACATCTGATAGTTCTGTCCAACTGCACTCTAAATTATACatgcaaattaacagacaatcTTATGCAAAAGTTCCACTGCTTGTGTGGACTGGGCATTCCAGTCTAACTGGCTGGCTGGGGCCCTCCGGATCGGTGGGCCACCCCATACATCCATGCCTGGTTTAAGACAAGAGAAGGATGTGTAGGAAGCGAGTGTAGTGAACGTGTTGGGTTGTATGAGATTATTGATGATTACAAGGCAATCTGTTGCCTTCAGCAGGCGCTCATAGATAAACATAATTTTTATGTGTAACCACATTGACTGCATGCCAATTCACAGTCTTCTCTGATTTTCTCCATACGTTTATGTTTGTTCATTGCTGCATTTCACTTTAGGTTTATTGTATAGTGAGCCATGATACACGTGTAGGTTTGTCGTTTCTTGATAGAATGTCATTGGACTGACGACTGTCAACGGCACCGAGTTCTTACTGCAAGCTCCAGACACTGAGACTCGAGATAGTTGGGCTGAGGTGATCGGTGATACGATACGACAGCTGGAGCAAGACAAAAcagttttgtgtttatgtctgtgtgttgtcttggttctgtttgtgatgatgtgtcttggtgttttgtttcagatTGCGAATCCAATGGTTGCTGAATGTGACATTCGTTCAACTCCCAGGCCATTGCTTGATGCTCATTATAGGTGAGTGATTATGTATGGCATGGAGTGTAttatctgtttttgtgttgattgtctgtgtttctgtatgtctgtctgtcagtttctctctctgtctgtttgtctgtctatttgtctgtcaatctatcagtcagtctgtctgtctgtctgtctgttagtctgttcatttatctgtctggCCGTCTGTTCATTCGTCCTTTTGcctgtttattcatttgtttgtctgtttgtttgtctgcctgtctgtccattcgtctgtccCTCAGACGTTtcatctgttcatctgtttgtctgtctgtctctctgtcggtcggtctctctgtctgtctgtctctctgtctgtctgcctgtctgtccgtttgtctgtctgtctgttagtctgttcattttttctgtttggccgtctttttatctgttttttgtctgcctatccattggtttgtctgtctggctggctggctggctgtctgtctgtttgcctatctatt from Corticium candelabrum chromosome 14, ooCorCand1.1, whole genome shotgun sequence carries:
- the LOC134190351 gene encoding uncharacterized protein LOC134190351, whose product is MRRSVRTNPWLSLSRHFSYVADHLRLDAALLRRLVEVGMMSGDEYDELTNECFLERKRMKRLLRDILPRQDPTLFDTFCRIVSEVGQGFIVEKLKEGRDEIVKSAAYGKKTKESHTTAAASCRTAPTARGNPEYQLLWKRQGEAETHRRCSQKLRTRPALTKSWPAIRKNYHFLLQRLRLSAEFLGCLYEQSFINKDDLDAFHSISLPRDQKLRLLLVDILPTRPPTMFTTFCNILRHLGQPHVAERLERYDTDRLDCVQGSRRSQEKEETLTSQVARLEREKTAERKQTEAANARADAAESKAKKEVAEKKEGKWTIFAFRCDKAQHAERVDINDSLPSWTQWNVHIPHDRLCQYNQMGEIEGRLVVGGHDGNLHVLTYEHDKWDKFVRKNGDIWNVVCHQGVCLVCVCVCVCVCVCVCVCVEDEDKDQLVIEQFHLNENKKWRFLTVLPNELQLDGVSVALHDNSLYVVGGMTKSGEIVNTARVCDLHSGHWYKMDDMQTKRRYCSSVIINNTVFVGGGVTDGYYSSNIVECADVRDRKWRTIPSTTTHGPTLTSVSNRLVGTGGETQQQRFYSPSSNIVELYDERSTKWLPLPLMTHKRWAHAAFSTQNGELITAGGLGGERSIESLN